From Caulobacter segnis, a single genomic window includes:
- a CDS encoding surface-adhesin E family protein, with protein MIGMLMTAMLLAGQAATPPPAEPGAASKVDSVTITAPGQSSAPPPKWSPRIEGIGWPYLGVGQDKDVITFAKTGKTPAGQAWQRVWVRHEFRAPRTEAGLTYRSERMAQDVDCQARTFRSLAVYRYPENNLQGAETAYAFEQRDWTKPEPGAFDESVVEAACMKPLVAG; from the coding sequence ATGATCGGCATGCTGATGACCGCGATGCTGCTGGCGGGACAGGCGGCGACCCCGCCGCCGGCGGAGCCCGGCGCCGCGTCCAAGGTCGATTCCGTGACGATCACCGCGCCCGGCCAATCTTCCGCGCCGCCGCCGAAATGGTCGCCCCGGATCGAGGGCATCGGCTGGCCCTATCTGGGCGTGGGCCAGGACAAGGACGTCATCACCTTCGCCAAGACGGGCAAGACGCCGGCTGGGCAGGCCTGGCAGCGTGTCTGGGTGCGCCACGAGTTCCGCGCGCCGCGGACGGAAGCGGGTCTGACCTATCGCTCCGAGCGCATGGCCCAGGACGTCGATTGCCAGGCGCGGACCTTCCGCAGCCTGGCGGTCTATCGCTATCCAGAGAATAATCTCCAGGGCGCGGAGACGGCTTACGCGTTCGAGCAGCGCGACTGGACGAAGCCCGAGCCGGGCGCCTTCGACGAGAGCGTGGTCGAGGCCGCCTGCATGAAGCCCCTGGTGGCGGGGTAG
- a CDS encoding calcium-binding protein encodes MGEILAFSPRPPASDWSANERGLLMLLTQQLASTYGEVDGVFGQTDSGDPWYVVTDENQDVLVHIARIDGQFVVHDAAVDMFHQVGSLWGALRQVLTSTVDDPGGVVVAFNPSSREAQSFLSLVIAVGLYLELRGVELGEAGRLNFENLPRVDDPAIEGVASKLIAALNLEADRAPAHGTTPAAAAATGEAPGAQPVKSASVLGVVVDPPTHVGDGLPVVKVSHLDHTAPPAASAPAATAATSIQSAPEGLYELSISTIREMATGLAGERPVVTGTAGNDVLFGSVEGETIAGGAGDDYIDGRGAQKGQIDRIDGGAGNDTIVMNARVVASGSAGADTFLISANEPTSRAEMLLGVVLDYSAAKGDHLAVLGKGQVTVVSTATVSDVLAVQGATLGEATASQVADVTTAVAGTRVGFDLNGDGTEDVFILLGGATTANFKVGMTIANDHTDVKVPLIGQSSTADISGHPGDPPSAH; translated from the coding sequence ATGGGTGAGATCCTAGCCTTCAGCCCGCGGCCGCCGGCCAGCGACTGGTCCGCCAACGAGCGGGGCCTGCTGATGTTGCTCACCCAGCAACTGGCGTCGACCTATGGCGAGGTCGACGGGGTGTTCGGCCAGACCGACTCCGGCGATCCCTGGTATGTCGTCACCGACGAGAACCAGGACGTGCTGGTGCACATCGCCCGCATCGATGGCCAGTTCGTGGTGCACGACGCGGCCGTCGACATGTTCCACCAGGTCGGCAGCCTGTGGGGCGCCCTGCGCCAGGTTCTGACCTCGACCGTCGACGACCCCGGCGGCGTGGTCGTGGCGTTCAATCCGTCCAGCCGCGAGGCGCAGTCGTTCCTGTCGCTGGTCATCGCCGTGGGCCTCTATCTGGAGCTTCGCGGCGTTGAGCTGGGCGAGGCCGGCCGCCTGAACTTCGAGAACCTGCCGCGCGTCGACGACCCGGCGATCGAGGGCGTGGCCTCCAAGCTGATCGCGGCCCTGAATCTCGAGGCGGACCGCGCCCCCGCCCACGGGACGACGCCGGCCGCCGCCGCGGCGACCGGGGAGGCCCCCGGCGCGCAGCCCGTGAAGTCCGCCTCTGTTCTGGGCGTCGTCGTCGATCCCCCCACGCATGTCGGCGATGGGCTGCCCGTGGTCAAGGTCAGCCATTTGGACCACACCGCGCCGCCCGCCGCGTCCGCGCCGGCCGCAACCGCCGCGACGTCGATCCAGTCGGCCCCGGAGGGGCTGTACGAGCTGTCGATTTCGACCATTCGCGAAATGGCGACCGGGCTAGCCGGCGAGCGGCCCGTCGTCACGGGCACCGCCGGAAACGACGTTCTGTTCGGCTCCGTCGAGGGCGAGACGATCGCCGGCGGCGCCGGCGATGACTACATCGACGGCCGAGGCGCCCAGAAGGGTCAGATCGATCGCATCGACGGCGGCGCGGGCAACGACACCATCGTCATGAACGCGCGCGTGGTGGCCTCCGGCAGCGCCGGCGCCGACACCTTCCTGATCTCTGCCAACGAGCCGACCAGCCGGGCCGAGATGCTGCTGGGCGTGGTGCTCGACTATTCCGCGGCCAAGGGCGATCACCTCGCCGTTCTCGGCAAGGGCCAGGTGACGGTCGTGAGCACGGCGACGGTCAGCGATGTCCTGGCGGTGCAGGGCGCGACCCTGGGCGAGGCCACGGCCAGCCAGGTGGCCGACGTGACCACCGCCGTGGCCGGGACGCGCGTCGGGTTCGACCTGAACGGCGACGGGACCGAGGATGTCTTCATCCTGCTGGGCGGCGCGACCACCGCGAACTTCAAGGTCGGTATGACGATCGCCAACGACCACACCGATGTGAAGGTGCCTCTGATCGGCCAGTCGTCGACCGCCGACATCAGCGGTCACCCGGGCGATCCGCCCTCCGCTCACTAG
- a CDS encoding uracil-DNA glycosylase family protein — MPLDALLSDIAACRACAPYLPHVPRPVVRVREETKILIAGQAPGRIVHETGLPFNDRSGDRLRQWMGVDRETFYGRPEIGVAAMAFCFPGTNPKGGDYPPPPRCAATWRAGLLAQLPKVELTLLVGSYAQDWALPGRTGKTMTETIARWREFGPEVLVLPHPSWRNTAWLKRNPWFEAEVAPYLRQRVADILAT; from the coding sequence ATGCCACTGGATGCGCTCCTCTCCGACATCGCCGCCTGCCGGGCCTGTGCGCCGTATCTGCCGCATGTTCCCCGGCCAGTGGTGCGGGTGCGCGAGGAGACGAAGATCCTGATCGCCGGCCAGGCGCCCGGAAGGATCGTCCACGAGACCGGCCTGCCGTTCAACGACCGCTCGGGCGATCGCCTGCGCCAGTGGATGGGCGTCGACCGTGAGACCTTCTACGGTCGGCCCGAGATCGGCGTGGCGGCCATGGCCTTCTGCTTTCCAGGCACTAATCCCAAGGGCGGCGACTATCCGCCGCCACCGCGCTGCGCTGCGACCTGGCGGGCGGGGCTGCTGGCGCAGTTGCCCAAGGTCGAGCTGACCCTGCTGGTTGGCAGCTACGCCCAGGACTGGGCGCTGCCGGGGCGAACCGGCAAGACCATGACCGAGACCATCGCGCGCTGGCGTGAGTTCGGGCCAGAGGTCCTGGTCCTGCCGCATCCGTCCTGGCGCAACACCGCCTGGCTGAAGCGCAATCCGTGGTTCGAGGCCGAGGTCGCGCCCTATCTTCGCCAACGGGTCGCGGACATTCTGGCGACATGA
- a CDS encoding glycosyltransferase, which produces MYVSIDPAHSRAAAPSYGTLAITPRLSLVMVVYMTGPALMESVRHVLAEPLVEEFIIVDNGSSLADAAWLRELARREPRVRLLQGLGNIGFARAANLGAAAAKGESLVFLNPDAFLTPGAIAALADAGRDRPSPCIVGARVFNTDGTEQRGARRGEITPVTTLLTLSKLSATLPPLRRFEIHREGEPPPPYPVDTPTISGACFYMSASDFHVLGGFDEGYFLHVEDVDLCWRARRQGGSVLFQPNARIVHVGSTSKENPLVIEWHKGRGLVRYFLKRADSKRRKALALALAPLILGVAVGRPLLRQLRRGRMGRPAERLAAAAPGA; this is translated from the coding sequence ATGTACGTTTCGATCGACCCTGCCCATTCCCGCGCCGCCGCGCCCTCCTACGGGACATTGGCGATCACGCCGCGCCTGTCGTTGGTGATGGTCGTCTACATGACCGGCCCCGCCCTGATGGAGAGCGTTCGCCATGTCCTGGCCGAGCCTCTGGTCGAGGAATTCATCATCGTCGACAACGGCTCGTCCCTGGCCGACGCGGCCTGGCTGCGCGAACTGGCCCGGCGCGAGCCGCGCGTGCGCCTGCTGCAGGGCCTGGGCAACATCGGCTTCGCCCGCGCCGCCAATCTGGGCGCGGCGGCGGCCAAGGGCGAATCCCTGGTCTTCCTCAATCCCGACGCCTTCCTGACGCCCGGCGCGATCGCGGCCCTCGCAGACGCCGGGCGCGATCGCCCCTCGCCCTGCATCGTCGGGGCGCGGGTGTTCAACACGGACGGCACCGAACAGCGGGGCGCGCGGCGCGGCGAGATCACGCCCGTCACGACCCTGCTTACCCTCTCGAAGCTTAGCGCCACTCTGCCCCCGCTGCGCCGCTTCGAGATCCACCGGGAGGGTGAGCCCCCGCCGCCCTACCCGGTGGACACCCCTACGATCTCGGGCGCCTGCTTCTATATGTCGGCGTCCGACTTCCACGTCCTGGGCGGCTTCGACGAAGGCTATTTCCTGCACGTCGAGGACGTCGACCTGTGCTGGCGGGCGCGCCGGCAAGGCGGGAGCGTGCTGTTCCAGCCCAACGCCCGCATCGTCCACGTCGGCTCGACCAGCAAGGAAAACCCGCTGGTCATCGAGTGGCACAAGGGTCGCGGCCTGGTCCGCTACTTCCTCAAGCGCGCCGACAGCAAGCGCCGCAAGGCCCTGGCCCTGGCGCTCGCCCCGCTGATCCTAGGCGTGGCCGTCGGTCGGCCGCTGCTGCGCCAACTGCGCCGCGGCCGCATGGGCCGTCCCGCCGAGCGCCTGGCGGCCGCGGCTCCCGGCGCTTGA
- a CDS encoding Leu/Phe/Val dehydrogenase codes for MTLFDSPDFEGHEGVHAFFDEKTGLKSIIAIHSTARGPAAGGCRMWDYSSADAALTDALRLSRGMSYKNAMADLDFGGGKAVIIGDSRSQKTPELFEAFGRAVESLAGRYWTAEDVGVSPADLESTRKTTRFVAGLEGHAAASGDPSPVTAEGVFRGVRLCVERALNRDLNGVHIAIQGVGHVGAYLAEKLHAAGAVLTIADVNQQALNEVAAKTGATIVPADAIFDVEADVFAPCALGGAISAATLPRLKVKVIAGGANNQLADAMIGQTVFDRGILYAPDYVINGGGIINVAAEIRALEAGGAFDGAWVAGKLDRLAQTLAEVIDQSIAEKRPANLVADEIARARIAAARG; via the coding sequence ATGACCTTGTTCGATTCCCCCGATTTCGAGGGGCATGAAGGCGTTCACGCTTTCTTCGACGAAAAAACTGGTCTGAAGTCGATCATCGCGATCCACTCGACCGCCCGCGGCCCGGCCGCCGGCGGCTGCCGCATGTGGGACTATTCCAGCGCCGACGCCGCCCTGACCGACGCCCTGCGCCTGTCGCGCGGCATGTCCTACAAGAACGCCATGGCCGACCTCGACTTCGGCGGCGGCAAGGCCGTGATCATCGGCGACAGCCGCAGCCAGAAGACGCCGGAGCTGTTCGAGGCGTTCGGGCGCGCGGTCGAGAGCCTGGCCGGACGGTACTGGACCGCCGAGGACGTCGGCGTCTCGCCGGCCGACCTGGAAAGCACCCGCAAGACCACCCGCTTCGTCGCCGGCCTGGAAGGCCACGCGGCCGCCTCGGGCGATCCGTCGCCGGTCACCGCCGAGGGCGTGTTCCGGGGCGTCCGTCTTTGCGTCGAGCGCGCCTTGAACCGCGACCTGAACGGCGTCCATATCGCCATCCAGGGCGTCGGCCATGTCGGCGCCTATCTGGCCGAGAAGCTGCACGCCGCTGGCGCGGTCCTGACCATCGCCGACGTCAACCAACAGGCCCTGAACGAGGTCGCCGCCAAGACCGGCGCGACGATCGTTCCGGCCGACGCCATCTTCGACGTCGAGGCCGACGTCTTCGCCCCGTGCGCCTTGGGGGGCGCCATCTCGGCCGCGACGCTGCCGCGCCTGAAGGTCAAGGTGATCGCCGGCGGGGCCAACAACCAGCTGGCCGACGCCATGATCGGCCAGACCGTGTTCGATCGCGGCATCCTCTACGCCCCGGACTATGTCATCAACGGCGGCGGCATCATCAACGTGGCGGCCGAGATCCGCGCCCTGGAAGCCGGCGGTGCGTTCGACGGCGCGTGGGTGGCCGGCAAGCTGGACCGCCTGGCCCAGACCCTGGCCGAGGTCATCGACCAGTCGATCGCCGAGAAGCGGCCAGCCAATCTGGTCGCCGACGAGATCGCCCGCGCCCGTATCGCGGCGGCGCGGGGCTGA
- a CDS encoding transglutaminase family protein produces the protein MGRLRILHETRYYYERPVRFGPQRLLIRPRDSHALRIVEASLRLYPPGGTRWSYDANGNCVCIFQPEGKSDAMRVASELVIDRYPAPLVPQRIENPDTLTPIVYSREDRATLEPFIAPVTDDPDAVLLRWLRGLQAHRDEPALAFLLRINELIHQQFEYRVREEEGVQTPVETLQKHSGACRDLAWLMVEGLRRLGYATLFATGYIHSPGSQIRGAGATHAWCEVFLPDLGWLEFDPTNGLAESPDLIRVAATRTPAQALPVSGAIIGDPGSARLHVSVDVRLIDEIDRAA, from the coding sequence ATGGGACGGCTGCGGATCCTTCACGAGACCCGGTACTACTATGAACGGCCGGTGCGGTTCGGACCGCAGCGGCTGTTGATCCGGCCTCGCGACAGCCACGCCTTGCGCATCGTCGAGGCCTCCTTGCGTCTCTATCCGCCCGGCGGAACCCGCTGGAGCTACGACGCCAACGGCAACTGCGTCTGCATCTTCCAACCCGAGGGCAAGTCCGACGCCATGCGGGTGGCCAGCGAGTTGGTGATCGACCGCTACCCAGCCCCGCTGGTCCCGCAGCGGATCGAGAACCCCGACACCCTGACGCCGATCGTCTATTCGCGCGAGGACCGCGCCACGCTGGAGCCGTTCATCGCCCCCGTCACCGACGATCCGGACGCGGTGCTGCTGCGCTGGCTGCGCGGCCTGCAGGCTCATCGCGACGAACCGGCCCTGGCCTTCCTGCTGCGGATCAACGAACTGATCCACCAGCAGTTCGAGTACCGCGTTCGCGAAGAGGAAGGGGTTCAGACGCCCGTCGAAACCCTGCAGAAGCACAGCGGGGCCTGCCGCGACCTGGCTTGGTTGATGGTCGAAGGTCTGCGCCGACTGGGCTACGCGACCCTGTTCGCCACGGGCTACATCCACTCGCCCGGCAGCCAGATCCGCGGGGCCGGCGCGACCCACGCCTGGTGCGAGGTGTTCCTGCCCGACCTGGGCTGGCTGGAGTTCGATCCGACCAACGGGCTGGCCGAGTCGCCCGACCTGATCCGCGTCGCCGCCACCAGGACCCCCGCTCAGGCGTTACCCGTGTCGGGCGCGATCATCGGCGATCCGGGAAGCGCGCGCCTTCACGTCTCCGTGGACGTGCGTTTGATCGACGAAATCGACCGCGCCGCGTGA
- a CDS encoding MFS transporter, producing the protein MSDQPSEPAPSPLSTRLVSIAVASALLMEFIDSTSLSTALPTLARAFAVDPIHLKLALTSYILALAVFTPASGWAAERFGARRVFLSAMGVFLLGSALCGLSRDLEALVASRIVQGMGGAMMTPVARLIVVGATPKDKLLTAMGWFTMPALVGPLIGPPIAGLVLSVADWPWIFYINLPIGLLGAVAVLRFVPRSQPRRDLGRFDTPGFILSALAISGLVVVAETAGVNLFPPWAQVGLLALSLACGALYLRICKRTGRPILDLTLLRYPTYRASLLGGTLVRLGIGASPFLMPLLLQVALGWSPLKASVVTLATGVGVLVARPFAAAGLKRFGFRTALTVFVTLTALFTAAPGFFGHATPMVAMMAVLTLGGFCRSNQFIAANTIAYADVPETSTAAASTLSAVTQQIGLALGVSFGGVMLHVARGADGALTPDRFTLPFVAIGLVTLLALPVYLALDKDAGAAISGRKRA; encoded by the coding sequence GTGTCCGATCAACCGTCAGAGCCCGCTCCCTCCCCGCTGTCGACGCGTCTCGTCTCGATCGCTGTGGCCAGCGCGCTTCTGATGGAGTTCATCGACTCCACATCCCTGTCGACCGCCCTGCCGACCCTGGCGCGCGCCTTCGCGGTCGACCCGATCCACCTGAAGCTGGCCCTGACGTCCTACATCCTGGCCCTGGCGGTGTTCACCCCGGCCAGCGGCTGGGCGGCCGAACGATTCGGCGCGCGCAGGGTCTTCCTGTCGGCGATGGGCGTGTTCCTGCTGGGTTCGGCGCTCTGCGGCCTGTCGCGAGACCTGGAGGCGCTGGTGGCCTCGCGGATCGTCCAGGGGATGGGCGGGGCGATGATGACGCCGGTGGCGCGGCTGATCGTGGTCGGCGCTACGCCCAAGGACAAGCTGCTGACCGCCATGGGCTGGTTCACCATGCCCGCCCTGGTCGGTCCGCTGATCGGTCCGCCGATCGCCGGCCTGGTGCTGAGCGTCGCCGACTGGCCGTGGATCTTCTACATCAACCTGCCCATCGGCCTGCTGGGCGCCGTGGCCGTCCTGCGCTTCGTGCCCAGGAGCCAGCCGCGCCGCGACCTCGGTCGCTTCGACACGCCCGGCTTCATCCTGTCGGCCCTGGCGATCAGCGGTCTGGTCGTGGTGGCCGAGACCGCCGGCGTGAACCTTTTCCCGCCCTGGGCCCAGGTCGGCCTGCTGGCGCTGTCGCTGGCCTGCGGCGCGCTCTACCTGCGGATTTGCAAGCGCACCGGCCGGCCGATCCTGGACCTGACACTGCTGCGTTATCCCACCTATCGCGCCAGCCTGCTGGGTGGGACACTGGTGCGGCTGGGCATCGGCGCCAGCCCCTTCCTGATGCCGCTCTTGCTGCAGGTCGCCCTGGGCTGGAGCCCGCTGAAGGCCAGCGTCGTGACCCTGGCGACCGGCGTCGGCGTGCTGGTCGCCCGCCCGTTCGCCGCGGCCGGACTGAAGCGCTTCGGCTTCCGCACCGCGCTGACCGTGTTCGTGACCCTGACGGCGCTGTTCACCGCCGCCCCGGGCTTCTTCGGCCACGCCACGCCGATGGTCGCGATGATGGCCGTCCTGACCCTGGGCGGGTTCTGCCGCTCGAACCAGTTCATCGCCGCCAACACCATCGCCTATGCCGACGTGCCCGAGACCTCGACGGCGGCGGCCTCGACCCTGTCGGCGGTGACCCAGCAGATCGGCCTGGCGCTGGGCGTCAGTTTCGGAGGCGTCATGCTGCACGTGGCGCGCGGGGCCGATGGCGCGCTGACGCCCGACCGTTTCACCCTGCCGTTCGTGGCGATCGGCCTGGTGACCCTGCTGGCCCTGCCCGTCTATCTGGCGCTGGACAAGGACGCAGGCGCGGCGATCAGCGGTCGCAAGCGCGCCTAG
- a CDS encoding alpha/beta hydrolase gives MNRRALILTASAAVLSACAPLRQGPGLAALGFRGPRLTDAHFVSFDGARLGLMRWLPAGEPDWVVVGLHGMNDYANAYHLAAEWWAGRGIATYALDVRGFGRSPERGVWAPTELVLDDVRALVTTVRERHPNARIALAGISMGGALAISAMASDHPPPVDKLMLFAPAVWGWSNQPLPNRMSLWVTAHTVGQWVVKPPDWLVRNIAASDNIDELRRMGRDPLMIWGARSDTIYGLVGLMERSWRSTGGIAVPTAWFYGARDQVIPREPTVEAVGRLKPGARTAYYANGYHLLLVDKQAINVWGDAEAFLRDAPGPWPPSGALPIPSSIAAMTALDPPKPKRRKSSQRQSAGL, from the coding sequence ATGAACCGCCGCGCCCTGATCCTGACCGCGTCCGCCGCCGTGCTGTCGGCCTGTGCGCCGCTGCGGCAGGGGCCGGGCTTGGCGGCTCTGGGCTTCCGCGGTCCCCGGCTCACGGACGCGCATTTCGTCAGCTTCGACGGCGCCCGGCTGGGCCTGATGCGCTGGCTGCCGGCGGGGGAGCCAGATTGGGTCGTGGTCGGCCTGCACGGCATGAACGACTACGCCAACGCCTATCACCTGGCGGCCGAATGGTGGGCGGGCAGGGGGATCGCCACCTACGCCCTCGACGTCCGCGGCTTTGGCCGCTCACCCGAACGGGGCGTCTGGGCGCCGACCGAGCTCGTCTTGGACGATGTCCGCGCGCTGGTGACGACGGTGCGCGAGCGGCATCCGAACGCCCGGATCGCCCTGGCCGGGATCAGCATGGGCGGCGCGCTGGCCATCAGCGCCATGGCCTCGGACCATCCGCCGCCGGTCGACAAGCTGATGCTGTTCGCCCCCGCCGTCTGGGGCTGGTCGAACCAGCCGCTGCCCAACCGCATGAGCCTGTGGGTCACCGCCCACACCGTCGGCCAGTGGGTGGTCAAGCCGCCGGACTGGCTGGTCCGTAACATCGCCGCCTCGGACAATATCGACGAGCTGCGCCGCATGGGCCGCGACCCGCTGATGATCTGGGGCGCGCGTTCGGACACCATCTATGGCCTGGTCGGGCTGATGGAGCGGAGCTGGAGATCGACGGGCGGCATCGCGGTCCCGACCGCCTGGTTCTATGGCGCGCGCGACCAGGTCATTCCGCGCGAGCCGACCGTCGAGGCCGTGGGTCGCCTGAAGCCCGGCGCGCGGACGGCCTATTACGCCAATGGCTATCACCTGCTGCTGGTCGACAAGCAGGCCATCAACGTCTGGGGCGACGCCGAGGCCTTCCTGCGCGACGCGCCGGGTCCCTGGCCGCCGTCGGGCGCGCTGCCTATCCCGTCCAGCATCGCGGCCATGACAGCGTTGGACCCGCCTAAGCCCAAGAGACGCAAGTCGTCGCAGCGTCAAAGCGCGGGCTTGTGA
- a CDS encoding helix-turn-helix domain-containing protein: protein MSRTAMNPAKAALTKSLRREAGRWLKAAREAAGLTQAELAEKTGLRYYTFVSQVENGLGRVPIEAQAVWAESLGLDPGPFARTLLRYYEPELHRLLFDGMADEAEPVVNERAAQA, encoded by the coding sequence ATGTCAAGAACGGCGATGAATCCCGCCAAGGCGGCGTTGACCAAGTCCCTTCGTCGCGAGGCGGGGCGTTGGCTCAAGGCCGCGCGTGAGGCCGCGGGCCTCACCCAGGCCGAGTTGGCGGAAAAGACAGGACTGCGGTATTACACCTTCGTTTCCCAGGTGGAAAACGGCCTCGGGCGCGTGCCGATCGAGGCTCAGGCCGTCTGGGCCGAAAGCCTGGGACTCGATCCGGGGCCTTTCGCCCGCACATTGCTGAGATATTACGAGCCCGAACTGCATCGCTTGCTGTTCGACGGCATGGCCGACGAGGCCGAGCCGGTCGTCAACGAGCGGGCCGCGCAGGCCTGA
- a CDS encoding UvrB/UvrC motif-containing protein, with the protein MSHFDDLKAQMEAAVAAQDFETAAKLRDQIGAIQHSAMVRDVEDPPQASYFQRQVPGRMGLGTDQPVPKKPEGWVPPRKPDPMTAGHARGSRRKA; encoded by the coding sequence ATGTCGCATTTCGACGACTTGAAGGCGCAGATGGAAGCGGCGGTCGCCGCTCAGGACTTCGAGACGGCGGCGAAGCTTCGCGACCAGATCGGCGCCATCCAGCACAGCGCCATGGTGCGCGATGTCGAAGACCCGCCGCAGGCCTCCTATTTCCAGCGCCAGGTCCCGGGCCGAATGGGCCTGGGCACGGACCAGCCCGTCCCCAAGAAGCCGGAAGGCTGGGTTCCGCCCCGCAAGCCGGATCCGATGACCGCCGGCCACGCTCGGGGTAGCCGCCGCAAGGCCTAG
- a CDS encoding DUF3253 domain-containing protein — MSSPIQDTILSQLAALPEGKSIDPMNVAKAIQPERWQQILGHVRTNAIELAREGKVVILRHNKPVNPEKFRGVYRIRTRLEGDPISFEEEAGGDED; from the coding sequence ATGAGCTCCCCGATCCAAGACACCATCCTGTCCCAGCTGGCGGCGCTGCCTGAGGGCAAGTCGATTGATCCGATGAACGTCGCCAAGGCGATCCAGCCCGAGCGCTGGCAGCAGATCCTGGGCCACGTGCGCACCAACGCCATCGAGCTGGCCCGCGAGGGCAAGGTCGTGATCTTGCGCCACAACAAGCCGGTCAATCCTGAGAAGTTTCGGGGCGTCTACCGGATCCGCACGCGTCTTGAAGGCGATCCGATCAGCTTCGAGGAAGAAGCCGGCGGCGACGAGGACTAG
- a CDS encoding TetR/AcrR family transcriptional regulator — translation MSPTTDAAASQEVEAAETEAATKNLVFVAAERLFALHGFQNVSVRDITAAAGVNLASVNYHFGSKDALLFEIFKRRTAELNRERAKMLHEANDRNAGAPPVRDILAALLTPPLRWLAPDHERRISLQFLIRARSEGTDEIRTVLKTDVSHLRRFSDALLRARPDLSPEDVYWRLHFTLGMLHNNRFAEFDRLNVLSEGQTSEADVVALLERMLSFAEAGFRA, via the coding sequence GTGAGTCCGACCACCGACGCCGCCGCTTCTCAAGAAGTCGAGGCCGCCGAGACCGAAGCCGCCACCAAGAACCTGGTCTTCGTCGCCGCCGAGCGCCTGTTCGCGCTGCACGGCTTCCAGAACGTCTCGGTGCGCGACATCACCGCCGCCGCCGGCGTGAACCTGGCCTCGGTGAACTATCACTTCGGGTCCAAGGACGCGCTGCTGTTCGAGATCTTCAAGCGTCGCACGGCTGAGCTCAACCGCGAGCGGGCCAAGATGCTGCACGAGGCCAACGACCGCAACGCCGGTGCCCCGCCCGTGCGCGACATCCTGGCCGCCCTGCTGACGCCGCCCCTGCGCTGGCTGGCGCCGGATCACGAGCGCCGCATCTCGCTGCAGTTCCTGATCCGCGCCCGCAGCGAGGGCACCGACGAAATCCGCACCGTGCTGAAGACCGACGTCTCGCACCTGCGCCGTTTCTCCGACGCCCTGTTGCGCGCCCGTCCGGACCTGTCGCCGGAAGACGTCTACTGGCGGCTGCACTTCACCCTGGGCATGCTGCACAACAACCGCTTCGCCGAGTTCGACCGCCTGAACGTGCTGTCGGAAGGCCAGACCAGCGAGGCCGACGTCGTCGCCCTGCTGGAGCGCATGCTTTCGTTCGCCGAGGCCGGCTTCCGCGCCTGA